In the genome of Streptomyces sp. Tu 3180, the window TTGGGCACCACGCAGCGCACCCCGAGTCCGGGGACGACGAAGCGGTCCCAGCCCTCCTCGATGCGGGCCTTGGCCTCGACGCCGGTGAGCGCGCCGCCGAGCACCGGGTAGTACCAGTCCATCGAGTAGCGGTCCTTGTCCAGGAACCGCTCCGGGTGGTGCCGGATCGCGTGCCGGAGCGCGCCCGCCGCCAACTCCCAGCCGGGCTGCGGCTCTTCGCGCTGCTCGGCGACGGCCAGCGCGCAGCGCAGCGCGTGGTGGACGGAGGAGGAGCCGGTGAGCAGCGCGTCCGCGGTGGCCGTGCCGTCGTCGTCGCGCCGCCAGCCGATCTGCCCGCCGGGCTGCTGCAGCCGCAGCACGAACTCCACCGCCGCGTACACGCAGGGCCACATGCGGTCCAGGAACGTGTCGTCGCCGGTGGCGAGGTAGTGGTGCCAGACCCCGACCGCGACGTAGGCGACGAAGTTGCTCTCCCGGCCGCGGTCGGTGACGTCGTCCGGGTCGCCGTCGGCGTAGGCCGCGTACCAGGAGCCGTCCTCCAGCTGGTGCCGGGCCAGCCACAGGTAGGCCCGCTCGGCGGCCTCGTGCTCGCCCGCCGCGTCCAGCGCCATCGCGGCCTCGACGTGGTCCCAGGGGTCCAGGTGGTGCCCGCGGAACCACGGGATCGCACCGTCCTCCCGCTGGACGGCGAGGATGCCGGCGACGGTCGCGGCGGCCTGCCCCGCGGTGAGAACCCCGGGCAGGACGAGGTGTTCCGTCCGGGGGGTCCGGGGGGTGGTCACGTGGCGTCCGCCTCGGCCTCGGCGCGCGGCAGGTGCGGCTTGGTCGCGTACGCCACGAAGCTCTTGCCGATCACCGGGTTCAGCGCCCGCTCGGCGACCCGGGTGGCCAGCGGCTTCTTCATGATGTCCCAGACCAGCAGCTTGTGGTACGCCCGCACCGGCAGCGCCTTGTCGTTGTCCACGCCGAACGCGCACTTCAGCCACCAGTAGGGCGAGTGCAGCGCGTGCGCGTGGTGGGTGCCGTAGGGACGCAGGCCGGCCTCGCGGATCTTCGCCAGCAGCTCGTCCGCCTTGTAGATGCGGATGTGGCCGCCCTCGACCTCGTGGTAGGCGTCGGACAGCGTCCAGCACACCTTCTCCGGGCCGTAGCGCGGGACGGTGATCGCGATCCGGCCGCCGGGCTTGAGCACGCGCACCATCTCGGCGAGGACGCCCTTGTCGTCCGGGATGTGCTCCATCACCTCGGAGATGATCACGACGTCGAAGGACTCGTCGGGGAAGGGCAGGGCGAGGGCGTCGCCCTCCATGGCGGTCGCGGTGGCCCCGGCGGGCGCCTCCCCGGCCTCCTTCATCACCGCGAACCACTTGGCGACCTCGCGGATCTCCTCGCCGTTCTGGTCCAGCGCCACGACCCGCGCGCCGCGCCGGTAGCACTCGAACGCGTGCCGGCCGGCCCCGCAGCCGAGGTCCAGGACACGGTCGCCCGGGGCGAGCGGGAACCGGGAGAAGTCGACGGTCAGCACGTGGCCCTGCTTTCGCGGTCTGAGGTTTCGGCTGTGGTCACCGGCACCGTGCCCGTGTCCGCGGGGGTGCCGGGGCGGCGTCCGTGTCGGTGGGGGCCGCGGAGCGGCCCAGAGGCGTGGTCGCGGGGCGGCCGCGGCCGGCCGCGGGGCGGCGCCGGGCGGGGCCCGCGGAGCGGGCGTCCGCGGCGTCACGGCCCGCGAGGGCGATCGCCTCGCGGTAGCGGGCCACCGTGCCCTGCGCCGCCCGCGCCCACGTGAAGTGCCGCAGCACCCGTTCCCGGCCGGCCGCCCCGAGCCGCGCACGCAGCTGCGCGTCGCCCAGCAGCCGGGTCAGCCCGCCGGCCAGCGCGTCCGCGTCACCGGGCGGCACGGCGAGGCACGTCTCCCCGTCCCGGCCGGCGACCTCGGGAATGGCGCCGCCGGTCGTGGCGAGCAGCGGGGTGCCCGTCGCCATCGCCTCGGCGGCCGGGAGCGAGAAGCCCTCGTAGAGCGACGGCACGCACGCGACCTGGGCCGAGCGCACGAGGTCGACGAGTTCCGCGTCCGAGATGCCCTTGACGAACTCGACGGCGCCCTCGAGTCCGTACCGCTCCATCGCCTGGGCGACGGGTCCCTCCGCGGGGCGCTTGCCGACCACGACGAGGTGCGCCGCGGGGTGCTCGACGCGGACCTTCGCCAGCGCCTCGACGAGGAAGACCAGGCCCTTGAGCGGCACGTCCGCGCTGGACGTGGTGACGATCCGGCCCGGCACCACCGGCACCGACGGATCCGGCGCGAACAGGTCGGTGTCGGCACCGATGTGGACGACGTGGATCCGGTCCTGCCGTACGCCGAGGTGGTCGACGATCTCCTGGCGGGAGGTGCCGGAGACGGTGAGCACGGACGGCAGGCGGCGCGCCACCCGCTTCTGCATCCGGGTGAAGGCGTACCAGCGGCGCACCGAGTACCGGCGCTGCCAGGTCTCGGCGGCGTCCAGCTCCAGTCGCCGGTCGACGGTGATGGGGTGGTGGATGGTGGTCACCAGGGGCGCGCCGACGTCGCCGAGCAGGCCGTAGCCGAGCGTCTGGTTGTCGTGGACGACGTCGAAGTCGCCGCGCCGGGCGCGCAGGTGGCGGCGGGCGCGCAGGGAGAACGTCAGCGGCTCGGGGAAGCCGCCGGTCCACATCGTGCCGACCTCGAGCGCGTCGATCCAGTCGCGGTACTCGTCGCGCTTCGGGGTGCGGAAGGGGTCCGGCTGGCGGTAGAGGTCGAGGCTGGGCAGCTCGGTGAGGCTCAGCCCGTCGTACCCCTCGTCGAGGACGGGGTAGGGCTGGGCGCCGATGACCTCGACGCGGTGGCCGAGGCGGGCGAGTTCGCGCGAGAGGTGGCGCACGTAGACGCCCTGCCCGCCGCAGAACGGGTTTCCCTTGTAGGTGAGGAGTGCGATGCGGAGCGGTCGCAAGCCGTCGGATGCGGGCCCTTCCGAGGGCCCGGCCTGACTGGCCTCAGCGGTCACTCTGGGCCCCCTTCTCCCTGCACTGTCCCGCGAGACTACGCGGGACGCCCATCTAGAACAAGTTTCAGAGTTGATCGTTCGGAGGCTCCGAATCTACCGGCAGGTAAGGGCACTGTGACCAGTTGATCAGGTGATTCACGCCACGACGGACGGCGTGCCATGCTGTCTGATCATCCACCCTCACCGACTGTCACGGACGGGACCCATGCCCGCGGAAGCCAACAGGGACAAGGCGGCCAAGGCGGCCAAGGCGGCCGAGGCGGCTGAGACGGCTGAGACGGCCGGGGCGGCCAGGACGGACAAGGCCGCCCCGGCAGGCGCGGCGGACCGGGCGGCGAGGACGGACACCGGCGCCCCGCGCACCGCCCCGGCCTCACCGCTCACCGAGCGGCAGGAGGCGCGCCGGCGCCGCATCCTGCACGCGAGCGCACGGCTGGCCGGCCGGGGCGGCTTCGACGCGGTGCAGATGCGTGAGGTCGCGGAGTCCTCCCAGGTGGCGCTCGGCACGCTCTACCGCTACTTCCCGTCCAAGATCCATCTCCTGGTCGCCACCATGCAGGACCAGCTGGAGCACCTGCACGCCACCCTGCGGAAGAAGCCGCCGACCGGCGAGACCGCGGCCGAGCGGACCGCCGAGACCCTGATGCGGGCCTTCCGCGCGCTCCAGCGCGAGCCGCACCTGGCCGACGCCATGGTGCGCGCCCTGACCTTCGCGGACCGCAGCGTGAGCCCGGAGGTCGACCAGGTCTCCCGGCAGACCACGGCGATCATCCTGGACGCCGCGGGCCTCACCGATCCCACGCCCGACCAGCTCGCCGCGGTCCGCGTCATCGAGCACACCTGGCACTCGACCCTGATCACCTGGCTCTCGGGCCGCGCCTCCATCGCCCAGGTGAAGGTGGACATCGAGACGGCGTGCCGCCTGATGGACCTGACGGCACCGGAGGAGACCGGCACCCGTATCCGAAAGTTTCGATGACCTTCCGTCAACACATGCCGCTCGTGACACCGGTGGCACTTCAGCCATACCCCTCTCGGCCACGTGCGAACGGTTGACCGCCCCTCCAGGCCTCCGTATGGTCTCCGAAGCCATTCGGAACCGAGTCCGAAATTTTCGAAGTACCAGCACGGCAGACGATCCCGCCATCCGCACCACGGACCCCACCGGAAAAAGGGATGACATGCTCATGATCAGAAACAGAGCCGGATCCAGGGCCGCCGGAGGAAGAGGCCGCCTGCGCGCCGGCCTGGGCGTCACCACCACCGCCCTGCTCACCGTCACCGCGCTCGCGGCACTCCCCCAGGCCACCGCCCACGCCGCCGGCACCCTGGGCGCCGCGGCGGCCGAGAAGGGCCGCTACTTCGGCGCCGCCGTCGCCGCGAACCACCTGGGCGAGGCACAGTACGTCTCCACGCTGAACACCGAGTTCAACTCGGTGACGCCGGAGAACGAGATGAAGTGGGACGCGGTCGAGCCCAGCCGCGGCTCCTTCAGCTTCAGCCGCGCCGACCAGATCGTGAACCACGCCCAGAGCCGGGGCATGAGCGTGCGCGGGCACACCCTGGTCTGGCACTCCCAGCTGCCGAGCTGGGTCTCCGGGCTCGGCGCCACGGACCTGCGGACCGCGATGAACAACCACATCACCCAGGTCATGACCCACTACAAGGGCGACATCCACTCCTGGGACGTGGTCAACGAGGCGTTCCAGGACGGCGGCAGCGGCGCCCGGCGCAGCTCGCCCTTCCAGGACAGGCTCGGCAACGGCTTCATCGAGGAGGCCTTCCGCACCGCCCGCGCGGCCGACCCGGACGCCAAGCTCTGCTACAACGACTACAACACCGACGGCGTCAACGCGAAGAGCAACGCCGTCTACAACATGGTCAAGGACTTCAAGTCCCGTGGCGTGCCGATCGACTGCGTCGGCTTCCAGTCCCACTTCAACAGCAACTCGCCGGTCCCCTCCGACTACCAGGCCAACCTCCAGCGCTTCGCCGACCTCGGCGTCGACGTGCAGATCACCGAGCTGGACATCGAGGGTTCCGGCACGACCCAGGCCACCCACTACGGCAACGTGGTGCGGGCCTGCCTGGCGGTGACCCGCTGCACCGGCATCACGGTGTGGGGCATCCCGGACAAGTACTCGTGGCGGGCGAGCGGGACACCGCTGCTCTTCGACGACAACTACAACAAGAAGCCCGCCTACCACGCCGTGCTGAGCGCGCTCGGCGGCTCCTCCGGCGGCGACCCCGGCGGCCCGGGCGATCCGGGCGCGGCCTGCACCGCCACCTACACCACGGCGGAGGACTGGGGCGGCGGCTACAACGGCAAGGTCACCGTCACCGCGGGCAGTTCGCCGATCAGCGGCTGGAGCGTGAACGTCACGCTGACCGCCCCGCAGAAGGTCGTCTCGGTCTGGAACGGCTCACCCACCTGGGACGGCAGCGGCAACGTCATGACGGTGAAGTCCAGTTGGAACGGCACCCTGCAGGCCGGGGCCTCGACCACCTTCGGGTTCACCGTGAACAGGAACGGCGGCTCGACGCCCCCGCAGCTCGGCGCCTGCACGGCCTCCTGACCGCCTCCCCACCCCGGCCGGCCCGCATCCCGCCGACGGGTGCGGGCCGGCCCTCCCCGGCGCCCGGCCTCCCTCGGTGCCGCTCCCCCGGGAAGCCGCCTCCGGCCCCTTTCCTACGGGCGGGTAGAGTGACGGCGTCGTCATCACACCCGTACGGGGGAAAGCCGGTGCAATTCCGGCCCTGTCCCTTCCCCACGTCTCGACTTCGCTCGACCCGGGGGGACCCGACCGCGATCCGTCCGCCGGGACGGTGAACCGGAAGGTCCCGGACGGGCCGTGACCGGCTCACGTGCCCGGCGCTCCGCCGGTGCACGGCGCCGTCGAGGTATACGGAGCCGAGCCGCCGGGGTGTCCCGCGCTGCCCGGCTCCCCCCACAGGGAGAGGCACCCGCCGATCATGAACGTCCGCCGCAGCGCAGCGGTCCTGGCCGCCGTCGCCGTGATCGGCGCCGCCGCACCGGCCGCCGCCGACCCGTCCCCTTCCCCGTCCCGGGCGCTCCCGTCCGCGCTGTACGGCGACGGCGACCCGCAGTACGACGGTGTCTGGCGCCAGTCGCTCGCCCTGCTCGCGCAGCACACGGTGGGCGTCGAGCCGCCGGAGCCGGCCGTCGACTGGCTGGCCGGGCAGCAGTGCGCCGACGGCTCCTTCGCCCCGTACCGCGCCGACACCGCGAAGGCGTGCGACGCGAAGACGACGGTCGACACCAACCAGACCGCCGCCGCCGTCCAGGCCCTCGCCGCGCTCGGCGGCCACGACGACGTGACCGCGAAGGCCGTCGACTGGCTGAAGTCCGTGCAGAACGAGGACGGCGGCTGGGGTTACACGGCGGGCGGAGCCAGTGACACCAACTCCACCTCCGTCGTCATCGGCGCGCTGGCCGCCGCCGGCGAGAACCCGGCCGACGTGCGGAAGGACGGCGAGTCCCCCTACGACGCCCTGCTGACGCTGGCCCTCCCGTGCGATGCCGAGGGCGCGGGCGCCTTCGCCTTCCAGCCGGACAAGAAGGGCGAGCTGGCCGCCAACGCGGACGCGACGGCGGCGGGCGTCCTCGGTGCGCTCGGCAAGGGCCTGGCGGCCGGGCCCGGAAAGGGCGCGAAGCCGGAGGCCGGCTGCGAGAAGGCCGAGACCCCCGGACAGGCCGCCGCCAACGGTGCCGCCCACCTCACCTCCGTCCTCGCCGGGGACGGCCACCTCACCTCCGCCCTCGCCGGCGCCGAGGACCAGCCCGACCACGGCAACACCGCCGACGCGGTCGTCGCGCTCGCCGCGCAGGGCGCCGTCGAACCGGCGCGCAAGTCCCTGGCCTGGCTGGAGGAGAACGCCGCCGACTGGGCCGCCCGGAGCGGCCCCGCCGCCTACGCCCAGCTGATCTTCGCCGCCCACGCCACCGGCGCCGACCCGCGCGACTTCGGCGGTGCCGACCTGGTGGAGCAGCTCACCGCGACCGGCCCGGCCGTACCGGCGGACCAGGACGGCAAGGGGGAGAAGGACCAGGAGGAGAAGGACGAGAAGGACGAGAAGGGCTCCGCCTTCGGCGTCTGGTGGTTCGTCGGCGTCTGCCTGGTCGCCGGTGCCGGCATCGGCTTCCTGATCAGCGGCCGCGCGAAGAGGCAGCAGCCGTGACACGCCGCTCCGCCGTCCTGTTCCTGGCCGCGCTCCTGTCCCTGCCCGCGGGCGCGGGCCAGGCGCAGGCCGCCGGCTACCGCTACTGGTCCTTCTGGGAGCGCGACGGCGGGGCGTGGACGTACGCCACCCAGGGCCCGTCCCTCGTCCGTCCCTCCGACGGCGCCGTCCAGGGCTTCCGCTTCTCCGTCAGCGAGGACTCCGCCGACGCGGCGGAGCCCCGCGGCACCGCCGACTTCGCCGCCGTCTGCGCCGAGACCCCGCCGCGGGAGGGCACGAAGCGCGTGGCCCTGGTCGTCGACTTCGGGACGCCCGCCGACGCCCCTTCCGGCGAGACTCCGCCCGCGGGCCGCACGGCCTGCGCCCGGGTCTCCCCGGACGCGACGACCGCCGAGGCCCTGGCCTCCGTCGCCGAGCCCCTGCGCTACGACGCCAACGCCCTGCTGTGCGCGATCGCGGGTTACCCGCGACAGGGCTGCGGGGAGCAGGTGTCGGACGAGGACGCTCCGGCGCCCGGGAAGAACGCCTCCGGCCCGTCGAACCCGCCGGACCCCTCCGCCTCCTCGGACGGCGGCCCGTCCCTGGGCCTGGTGGCCGGGATCGCGGTGGTGGTGTGCCTGGGCGCGGCGGCGATCCGGCAGGTACGCCGCCGTGGCTAGCGACGCCCGTCCGCGGGAACGCACCGGCGCCGCCCCGGCGCCGCCGGGCGTCCCCGCTTCCCGCCGTCACCGCGGCACCCCGCTCCATCCCGGCGCCTGGTGGCTGTGGGCCCTCGCCCTCGGCACCGCCGCCACCCGCACCACCAACCCCCTCCTCCTCGCCCTGCTCGTCACGGTCTCCGCGTACGTCGTGGCGGCCCGCCGCCCGGACGCCCCCTGGGCCCGCTCCTACGGCGCGTTCGTCAGGCTGGCCCTGGCGGTGCTGCTCGTCCGCCTCGTCTTCGCGGTCGCCCTCGGCTCCCCCGTCCCCGGCACGCACGTGCTCGTCCACCTTCCCGAAGTCCCCCTCCCCGACTGGGCGCAGGGCATCCGCCTCGGCGGCCGGGTCACCGCCGAGGCCCTCACGTTCGCCCTGTACGACGGCCTGAGACTCGCCACGCTGCTCGTCTGCGTGGGCGCCGCGAACTCGCTCGCCAACCCCTCCCGCCTGCTCAAGTCCCTCCCCGGCGCCCTGTACGAGACGGGCGTGGCCGTCGTCGTGGCGCTGACCTTCGCCCCGCACCTGATCGCCGACGTCCAGCGCCTGCGCGCCGCCCGCCGGCTGCGCGGCCGCCCGGACCGGGGCGTGCGCGGTCTCCTGCAGGTCGGACTGCCGGTCCTGGAGGGCGCGTTGGAGCGTTCCGTCGCCCTGGCCGCCGCGATGGACGCCCGCGGCTACGGCCGCAGCGCCGAGGTCCCGCCGGCCGTCCGCCGGACCACCGCCGCCCTCACCCTCGGCGGTCTGCTCGGCGTCTGCGCCGGAACGTACGGACTGCTCACCGCCGAGGGCGGCACCTACGGCCTCCCCGTGCTCCTCGGTGGTCTCGCCGCCGCCCTCGCGGGCCTGCGGCTGGGCGGGCGGCGCTCCCTGCGCACCCGTTACCGCCCCGACCGCTGGGACGTCCGCGCCTGGCTGGTCGCCGGTTCGGGCGCGGCGGTCGCGGCGCTGCTGACGCTCGCCGCCACCCGCGACCCGGCTGCCCTGCACCCCGGCGTGGTCCCGCTCGTCGCGCCGGTGCTGCCCCTGTGGCCCGCGGCGGCCGTCCTGCTCGGCCTGCTCCCCGCCTTCGTCACCCCCGCCCCCGAGGGCACCCCCCGCAAGGAGCCGTCGTGATCCGCTTCGAGAACGTGTCGGTGACGTACGACGGTGCGGCGCGGCCCTCCGTCCGGGACGTCGACCTCGAGGTCCCCGAGGGCGAACTGGTCCTCCTGGTCGGCCCGTCCGGCGTCGGCAAGTCCACCCTGCTGGGCGCGGTCAGCGGCCTGGTCCCGCACTTCACCGGGGGCACCCTGCGCGGCAGGGTCACGGTCGCCGGCCGTGACACCCGCACCCACAAGCCGCGCGAACTGGCCGACGTCGTGGGGACGGTGGGCCAGGACCCCCTCTCCCACTTCGTGACGGACACCGTCGAGGACGAACTCGCCTACGGCATGGAGTCGCTGGGCCTCCCCGCGGACGTGATGCGCCGCCGCGTCGAGGAGACCCTCGACCTGCTGGGCCTGGCCGGCCTGCGGGACCGTCCCGTCTCCACCCTCTCGGGCGGCCAGCGGCAGCGGGTCGCCATCGGCTCGGTCCTCACCCCGCACCCGCGGGTGCTGGTCCTGGACGAGCCGACCTCCGCGCTCGACCCGGCGGCGGCCGAGGAGGTCCTGGCGGTCCTCCAGCGCCTGGTCCACGACCTGGGCACCACGGTCCTCATGGCCGAACACCGCCTGGAGCGCGTCGTCCAGTACGCCGACCAGGTGATCCTGCTGCCGGGCCCGGGCGAGCCCCCGCTCCTCGGCACCCCGGCGGAGGTGATGGCGGTGTCCCCCGTCTTCCCCCCGGTGGTGGACCTGGGCCGTCTCGCCGGCTGGTCCCCCCTGCCGCTCACCGTCCGGGACGCGCGCCGCAGGGCGGCCCCGCTGCGAGAACGCCTGGCCGACCGGGAGCCCCGCCGGGACACGCCCCCGGTCCCCGCGCCGCCCCCGGCCGGCAGGCGCCTGTTCAAGCGCGCGGCGCCGGACGCCCCGTCCCCCGCGTACGTGGCCGAGGTCCGCTCCCTCGCCGTCCGCCGCGACCGCGTGCAGGCCCTGCGCCACGTCGACCTGACCGTCGTCCCCGGCGAGACCGTCGCCCTCATGGGCCGCAACGGCGCCGGGAAGTCGACGCTGCTCGGCGCGCTCGTCGGCCTCGTCGCACCGTCCGCCGGCTCGGTCCGCACCGGTGACGCGGTCCCCCACCGCACCCGCCCCCGCGACCTGGTGCGCCGCGTCGGCCTGGTCCCGCAGGAGCCGCGCGACCTGCTCTGCGCCGACACGGTCGCCGCGGAGTGCGCGGCCGCCGACCGGGACGCGGACGCGGAGCCGGGCACGTGCCGCGCCCTGCTGTCGGAGCTGCTCCCCGGGGTGGCCGACGACACCCACCCCCGCGACCTGTCCGAGGGCCAGCGCCTGACCCTCGCCCTGGCGGTGGTCCTGACCGCCCGCCCGCCCCTGCTCCTGCTGGACGAGCCGACCCGCGGCCTGGACTACGCGGCGAAGGCCCGCCTGGTGACGCTCCTGCGCGGGCTGGCCGCCGGGGGTCACGCGATCGTCCTGGCCACCCACGACGTCGAGCTGGCGGCGGAACTCGCCCACCGGGTGGTCCTGCTCGCCGAGGGCGAGGTGATCGCGGACGGTCCGGCGGCGGAGGTGGTCGTGGCGTCCCCGTCCTTCGCCCCGCAGGTGGCGAAGATCCTGGCCCCGCAGCACTGGCTCACGGTCTCCCAGGTCCGCGAGGCCCTGTCATGACCACCAAGGACACCGGCGGCACCGGTGCGCAGCGCCAGGCCCGGGCCGTCCGGCTGGGCCCGCGCTCGCTGGCGGCCCTGGCCCTGGTGAGCGCGGTGGGCGTGGCCGGCTTCGGCTGGCCCTTCCTCGCCCCGCCCGCCTCCGCCCTGAACGCCCACGCCCAGGACGCGCCGTGGCTCTTCGCGGGCCTCCTCGTCCTGCTGGTCGCGGTCGTGGCGGCGGCGATCTCGGAGTCCGGCCTCGGTCCGAAGGCGGTGGCGATGCTCGGCGTCCTGGCGGCGGCGGGCGCGGCGCTGCGGCCCATCGGCGCCGGGACGGCCGGCCTGGAGCCCATGTTCTTCCTCATGGTCCTCAGCGGCCGGGTCCTCGGCCCCGGCTTCGGCTTCGTCCTCGGCTCGGTGACGATGTTCGCGTCCGCCCTGCTCACGGGCGGGGTCGGTCCGTGGCTCCCGTTCCAGATGCTGGCGATGGGCTGGTTCGCGATGGGCGCGGGCCTGCTGCCGGGCCCGCACCGTCTGCGCGGCCGCGCGGAGCTCTGGATGCTCGCCGGGTACGGCTTCCTGGCGGCCTTCGCCTACGGCACGGTGATGAACATGGCGGGCTGGCCCTTCATGTCCGCCCTCGCCTCGAACATCGCCTTCGACCCGGACGCGGCGGTCCCCGCGAACCTGGCCCGCTTCCTGGCTTACTGCCTGGCCACGTCCCTCGGCTGGGACCTGGGCCGGGCGCTGGTCACGGTCGTCCTGACCCTCGCCCTCGGCGCCCCGGTCCTGCGGGCCCTGCGCCGGGCCACCCGGAGGGCGGCCTTCGAGGCGCCGGTCACATTCGCCCCTCCCCCTCCGTGAGGCCCCGCACGCGGTCCGTGACCGGGCCGGTGAACCACCCCACATGACGCGCGTCACGTACGAAGCGGGACCGTAGCCGCGGCACGGCGGCAGATCCCACCGTCCTGGGCGTCGCGGCCCCCGTCCCACG includes:
- a CDS encoding prenyltransferase/squalene oxidase repeat-containing protein, whose amino-acid sequence is MTTPRTPRTEHLVLPGVLTAGQAAATVAGILAVQREDGAIPWFRGHHLDPWDHVEAAMALDAAGEHEAAERAYLWLARHQLEDGSWYAAYADGDPDDVTDRGRESNFVAYVAVGVWHHYLATGDDTFLDRMWPCVYAAVEFVLRLQQPGGQIGWRRDDDGTATADALLTGSSSVHHALRCALAVAEQREEPQPGWELAAGALRHAIRHHPERFLDKDRYSMDWYYPVLGGALTGVEAKARIEEGWDRFVVPGLGVRCVVPNPWVTGGESAELALALWAMGESDRALEVLQSIQHLRDPETGLYWTGYVFDDDAVWPRELTTWTAGSLLLAVAALGGHEATCAVFGGDRLPLGLDPDCCTPA
- a CDS encoding class I SAM-dependent methyltransferase, yielding MLTVDFSRFPLAPGDRVLDLGCGAGRHAFECYRRGARVVALDQNGEEIREVAKWFAVMKEAGEAPAGATATAMEGDALALPFPDESFDVVIISEVMEHIPDDKGVLAEMVRVLKPGGRIAITVPRYGPEKVCWTLSDAYHEVEGGHIRIYKADELLAKIREAGLRPYGTHHAHALHSPYWWLKCAFGVDNDKALPVRAYHKLLVWDIMKKPLATRVAERALNPVIGKSFVAYATKPHLPRAEAEADAT
- a CDS encoding glycosyltransferase family 4 protein yields the protein MTAEASQAGPSEGPASDGLRPLRIALLTYKGNPFCGGQGVYVRHLSRELARLGHRVEVIGAQPYPVLDEGYDGLSLTELPSLDLYRQPDPFRTPKRDEYRDWIDALEVGTMWTGGFPEPLTFSLRARRHLRARRGDFDVVHDNQTLGYGLLGDVGAPLVTTIHHPITVDRRLELDAAETWQRRYSVRRWYAFTRMQKRVARRLPSVLTVSGTSRQEIVDHLGVRQDRIHVVHIGADTDLFAPDPSVPVVPGRIVTTSSADVPLKGLVFLVEALAKVRVEHPAAHLVVVGKRPAEGPVAQAMERYGLEGAVEFVKGISDAELVDLVRSAQVACVPSLYEGFSLPAAEAMATGTPLLATTGGAIPEVAGRDGETCLAVPPGDADALAGGLTRLLGDAQLRARLGAAGRERVLRHFTWARAAQGTVARYREAIALAGRDAADARSAGPARRRPAAGRGRPATTPLGRSAAPTDTDAAPAPPRTRARCR
- a CDS encoding TetR family transcriptional regulator, with protein sequence MPAEANRDKAAKAAKAAEAAETAETAGAARTDKAAPAGAADRAARTDTGAPRTAPASPLTERQEARRRRILHASARLAGRGGFDAVQMREVAESSQVALGTLYRYFPSKIHLLVATMQDQLEHLHATLRKKPPTGETAAERTAETLMRAFRALQREPHLADAMVRALTFADRSVSPEVDQVSRQTTAIILDAAGLTDPTPDQLAAVRVIEHTWHSTLITWLSGRASIAQVKVDIETACRLMDLTAPEETGTRIRKFR
- a CDS encoding endo-1,4-beta-xylanase, which produces MLMIRNRAGSRAAGGRGRLRAGLGVTTTALLTVTALAALPQATAHAAGTLGAAAAEKGRYFGAAVAANHLGEAQYVSTLNTEFNSVTPENEMKWDAVEPSRGSFSFSRADQIVNHAQSRGMSVRGHTLVWHSQLPSWVSGLGATDLRTAMNNHITQVMTHYKGDIHSWDVVNEAFQDGGSGARRSSPFQDRLGNGFIEEAFRTARAADPDAKLCYNDYNTDGVNAKSNAVYNMVKDFKSRGVPIDCVGFQSHFNSNSPVPSDYQANLQRFADLGVDVQITELDIEGSGTTQATHYGNVVRACLAVTRCTGITVWGIPDKYSWRASGTPLLFDDNYNKKPAYHAVLSALGGSSGGDPGGPGDPGAACTATYTTAEDWGGGYNGKVTVTAGSSPISGWSVNVTLTAPQKVVSVWNGSPTWDGSGNVMTVKSSWNGTLQAGASTTFGFTVNRNGGSTPPQLGACTAS
- a CDS encoding prenyltransferase/squalene oxidase repeat-containing protein — encoded protein: MNVRRSAAVLAAVAVIGAAAPAAADPSPSPSRALPSALYGDGDPQYDGVWRQSLALLAQHTVGVEPPEPAVDWLAGQQCADGSFAPYRADTAKACDAKTTVDTNQTAAAVQALAALGGHDDVTAKAVDWLKSVQNEDGGWGYTAGGASDTNSTSVVIGALAAAGENPADVRKDGESPYDALLTLALPCDAEGAGAFAFQPDKKGELAANADATAAGVLGALGKGLAAGPGKGAKPEAGCEKAETPGQAAANGAAHLTSVLAGDGHLTSALAGAEDQPDHGNTADAVVALAAQGAVEPARKSLAWLEENAADWAARSGPAAYAQLIFAAHATGADPRDFGGADLVEQLTATGPAVPADQDGKGEKDQEEKDEKDEKGSAFGVWWFVGVCLVAGAGIGFLISGRAKRQQP
- a CDS encoding SCO2322 family protein, which codes for MTRRSAVLFLAALLSLPAGAGQAQAAGYRYWSFWERDGGAWTYATQGPSLVRPSDGAVQGFRFSVSEDSADAAEPRGTADFAAVCAETPPREGTKRVALVVDFGTPADAPSGETPPAGRTACARVSPDATTAEALASVAEPLRYDANALLCAIAGYPRQGCGEQVSDEDAPAPGKNASGPSNPPDPSASSDGGPSLGLVAGIAVVVCLGAAAIRQVRRRG
- a CDS encoding CbiQ family ECF transporter T component, with the translated sequence MWALALGTAATRTTNPLLLALLVTVSAYVVAARRPDAPWARSYGAFVRLALAVLLVRLVFAVALGSPVPGTHVLVHLPEVPLPDWAQGIRLGGRVTAEALTFALYDGLRLATLLVCVGAANSLANPSRLLKSLPGALYETGVAVVVALTFAPHLIADVQRLRAARRLRGRPDRGVRGLLQVGLPVLEGALERSVALAAAMDARGYGRSAEVPPAVRRTTAALTLGGLLGVCAGTYGLLTAEGGTYGLPVLLGGLAAALAGLRLGGRRSLRTRYRPDRWDVRAWLVAGSGAAVAALLTLAATRDPAALHPGVVPLVAPVLPLWPAAAVLLGLLPAFVTPAPEGTPRKEPS
- a CDS encoding ABC transporter ATP-binding protein, giving the protein MIRFENVSVTYDGAARPSVRDVDLEVPEGELVLLVGPSGVGKSTLLGAVSGLVPHFTGGTLRGRVTVAGRDTRTHKPRELADVVGTVGQDPLSHFVTDTVEDELAYGMESLGLPADVMRRRVEETLDLLGLAGLRDRPVSTLSGGQRQRVAIGSVLTPHPRVLVLDEPTSALDPAAAEEVLAVLQRLVHDLGTTVLMAEHRLERVVQYADQVILLPGPGEPPLLGTPAEVMAVSPVFPPVVDLGRLAGWSPLPLTVRDARRRAAPLRERLADREPRRDTPPVPAPPPAGRRLFKRAAPDAPSPAYVAEVRSLAVRRDRVQALRHVDLTVVPGETVALMGRNGAGKSTLLGALVGLVAPSAGSVRTGDAVPHRTRPRDLVRRVGLVPQEPRDLLCADTVAAECAAADRDADAEPGTCRALLSELLPGVADDTHPRDLSEGQRLTLALAVVLTARPPLLLLDEPTRGLDYAAKARLVTLLRGLAAGGHAIVLATHDVELAAELAHRVVLLAEGEVIADGPAAEVVVASPSFAPQVAKILAPQHWLTVSQVREALS
- a CDS encoding ECF transporter S component is translated as MTTKDTGGTGAQRQARAVRLGPRSLAALALVSAVGVAGFGWPFLAPPASALNAHAQDAPWLFAGLLVLLVAVVAAAISESGLGPKAVAMLGVLAAAGAALRPIGAGTAGLEPMFFLMVLSGRVLGPGFGFVLGSVTMFASALLTGGVGPWLPFQMLAMGWFAMGAGLLPGPHRLRGRAELWMLAGYGFLAAFAYGTVMNMAGWPFMSALASNIAFDPDAAVPANLARFLAYCLATSLGWDLGRALVTVVLTLALGAPVLRALRRATRRAAFEAPVTFAPPPP